The Rhizoctonia solani chromosome 14, complete sequence genome has a segment encoding these proteins:
- a CDS encoding DDE superfamily endonuclease — MDTREQTTWPKVMWKKGEAYLPKNMVPSFCSGRQSLVLWGCIAHGKKGPLIPLELLPKVVTKTRCSHGRGLTSEAYAKQVIKSLLNQFLNSLEVEQGHKILIVEDGAASHRGPEAQQNWAELGIEQLTHLANSPDLNLIGPIWRLLKSCVFKIPGAHKNRDTLLKAANKVWASISVDNINKHTGDTDAWVEAIKAAKGGPTEF, encoded by the coding sequence ATGGACACCAGGGAACAGACTACTTGGCCAAAGGTTATGTGGAAGAAGGGAGAAGCATATCTCCCCAAAAACATGGTCCCCAGCTTCTGTAGTGGGCGCCAAAGTCTTGTCCTGTGGGGATGCATTGCGCATGGCAAGAAGGGGCCATTGATTCCATTGGAACTGTTGCCCAAAGTTGTCACAAAGACCAGGTGCTCACATGGCAGGGGGCTCACTTCAGAAGCATATGCCAAACAAGTTATCAAAAGTCTGCTCAATCAATTTTTAAATAGTCTAGAGGTGGAACAGGGTCATAAGATCCTGATTGTTGAAGATGGGGCAGCATCACATAGGGGACCAGAGGCTCAGCAGAATTGGGCAGAATTGGGCATTGAGCAACTGACCCATCTGGCAAATTCTCCTGATCTTAATCTCATTGGGCCCATATGGCGCCTGCTCAAATCATGTGTATTCAAGATCCCTGGAGCTCATAAAAACCGTGACACACTTTTGAAGGCAGCTAACAAGGTCTGGGCCAGCATTTCAGTGGACAATATCAATAAACACACAGGGGATACGGATGCTTGGGTTGAGGCTATCAAAGCTGCCAAGGGAGGGCCAACTGAGTTCTAG
- a CDS encoding Retrotransposable element Tf2 protein encodes MEPEPTLSALLKAITALTATVGSLQAQITSQGQQLIELKAICKETADLLGDKDQGAPQAQPGPSTGPVTPPTHSGGETHTPGTVRPGLKAPFRPSRGSGFDSEDEEEQRRPKREPQGTPRRHLGSLTPFDAGSSAKRPKMDLPDPYKGDIRGCKATQWLDRMLLWVALHREQFDKEEQMVVWILYHMTNKAADWALPLIGTIIKGEGNPPTTILALTAKFKEAFADPDAKRAAARKIATLVQTSTTSEYVTEFRNLIAELDWNEEAYIAQFMRGLHWKVKELLSTKDSIPDKLKAIFAAAIKIDNIRRENEENRPKKAPTKAPVTATTSTSTTTRVRLSEDPNYVTPEERDRRRASGLCVKCGQKGHGIKQCPNGWKATIKEVAKPLAPKLDVHVLDCEFVSLALDSNKKPLLFINLELHNSPTEPLKTLIDSGATSNFISPSIVEKYKIPKTQLKNPRVVRMLDGTISQTGRIWHQVQLAVLANGHKHSIPFLVCPIGNTSAILGMTWLTQESPLIDWSLGTVTFPEQIQIASKEEADPDPLADLPEQYHEFAKVFGEEEFKVLPPHREYDISIDLVPDAKLSPGPLYGMTDAESKALKQHIDEEIATGKICPSTSSTGAPVMFVKKADGSLRLVVDYQKLNDVTHKNVYPLPRQDDLMAKLRHAKIFTKLDLQWGYNNVRIKEGDEWKTAFRTKYGLFEYLVMPFGLTNAPAAFQHFMNDLFRDLIDVSVVIYLDNILIFSEDPKDHPAHVREVLSQLMKNQLFCKLSKCHFHVTTVDYLGIVISPAGFSMDQKKVEAVTSWPQPRTVKQVQAFLGFVNYLRRFIPNFSSVARPLHNLTRKETPWSWGNLEEAAFQELKVLVTKSPVLIHSNPELPYYLETDASGVAMGAILSQQGSDNRLHPIAYMSKSFSGAEANYNTHNKELLAIIKALEEWRIFLEATDKPIQVFTDHRNLEYWMQARTFNRRHARWRIFLSDFNFEIHYRPGKQLGKPDALSRRADYVDTPPNPEVMLPAEVFANTSEEELDIVTEIRTKLRDDPSLEPIIKFLTEDADNAPPSIRKAYREYDWEEDLLWYRGKLVVPDSETTKDRLLREFHDSPLAGHPGQQRTLELLSRNYWWPGMKSSAKEWVECCPVCQANRRAHAPVIALKPLEVPPFPFHTISYDFITGFPKSQGHDAILVVIDSFSKFGHFIPTSKKVTAKGLADLFVAHVWKLHGLPVKTISDRGSTFTGKFLRALYQRLGINPSFSLAYHPESDGQTERVNQFIEFYLRSYVSADHSDWATWLPLAEYAYNNAKHAATGKSPFELVYGRSPVMNPSNVPANVPEADQVADTLAREWKEAEAALRMSKERMAREKGTTPEYSIGKKVWLDGKNIELRTNSNKLDPKRLGPFEVTEKVSSHAYRLKLPESLKIHDVFYVGLLSKTHKSPGQPFPKQPPPETIEGEEEYKVEQIIDSKRQRGKWFYLIKWKGYGPEDNSWEPEELLEHSQEEIKRFNQARLRKARDAAKSL; translated from the exons atggaaccggagccgacccttagcgctctcctcaaggctatcacagccctcactgccaccgtcgggtccttgcaggcccaaatcacatcccaaggccaacagctcatcgagctcaaagccatatgcaaggaaaccgccgacctccttggggataaagaccaaggagcaccacaagcccagcctggcccatcaactgggcctgttactcctcccacccactcgggaggagaaacccacactccaggcacggttaggcctggactcaaggccccattccggCCTTCAAGAGGGTCAGGCTTTGATTCagaggatgaggaagaacaaaGGCGCCCCAAAagggagcctcaaggaacgcctaggaggCATCTAGGGTCCCTAACCCCCTTCGACGCAGGGTCTAGCGCCAAGCGCCCCAAAATGGACCTCCCGGACCCTTACAAGGGTGATATCAGGGGCTGCaaagccacccaatggctggaccgGATGCTCCTCTGGGTTGCCCTGCACAGGGAAcaatttgacaaggaagaacagatggttgtgtggatactctaccacatgaccaaTAAGGCAGCtgactgggcgctccccctGATCGGGACTATTATCAAGGGCGAAGGCAATCCCCCTACCACTATCCTGGCTTTGACAGCtaaattcaaggaagccttcGCCGATCCCGACGCCAAGCGGGCTGCTGCCAGGAAGATAGCCACCCTGGTCCaaacctccaccacctccgagtacgttacggagttccgcaacctcattgcggaattagactggaacgaggaggCCTATATTGCACAATTCATgcgaggcctccactggaaagtcaaggaactgtTGTCCACCAAAGACAGCATCCCTGACAAACTCAAAGCCATCTTTGCGGCGGCAATTAAGATTGATAACATCCGCcgcgaaaatgaggagaaccgtcCAAAGAAggctcccaccaaggccccggtcaccgcaaccacctctacctccactaccaccagggtccgcctatctgaggatcccaactacgtcaccccggaggaaagggaccgtcGCCGCGCATCCGGCCTCTGTGTCAAGTGTGGTCAGAAGGGGCACGggatcaaacagtgccctaacggatggaaggccacgatcaaggaggttgccaag cccctggcccctaaattagatgtgcatgtattggATTGCGAATTTGTATCTTTGGCTCTAGACTCGAATAAGAAGCCCCTTTTATTTATCAATCTCGAACTGCACAACTCCCCGACGGAACCTCTTAAAACCCTtattgactcaggagccacatcgaacttcatctccccttcaattgtggaaaaatataaaataccaaaaacccagctcaaaaatccacgagttgtaagaatgttagatggtacaatttcccagactggtcgcatatggcaccaggttcaactcgcggttttggccaatggccataaacattccattcctttcctagtttgccccattgggaaCACATCCGCCATACtcggcatgacatggctcacacAGGAGTCACCCTTGATTGATTGGTCCCTAGGCACGGTTACCTTCCCCGAACAAATTCAGATTGCATCCAAAGAAGAGGCAGACCCTGATCCCTTAGCCGATCTTCCGGaacagtaccatgagtttgccaAAGTCTTCGGCGAAgaggaatttaaggtcctccctccacacagggagtatgacatatctatagaccttgtcccggATGCCAAACTATCCCCTGGTCCCCtttatggcatgactgacgcggAGTCCAAGGCCCTCAAACAACATATTGACGAAGAaatagcaacgggcaagatctgTCCCAGTACTTCTTCCACtggcgccccagtcatgtttgtaaaaaaggcagacggatcccTTAGATTGGTTGTGGACTACCAAAAACTCAATGACGTCACTCACAAGAACGTatacccactcccaagacagGACGACCTAATGGCGAAGCTCAGAcacgccaagatctttacgAAACTAGATCTACAATGGGGatacaataacgtccggatcaaggaaggagatgagtggaaaacggccttcagAACTAAGTACGGGCTATTCGAATACCTAGTAATGCCCTTTGGgcttaccaacgccccggccgcattccaacatttcatgaacgatctgttcagggacctcattgacgtctCTGTGGTTATTTATTTGGACaatatcctgatcttctcagaagaccccaaggaccacccagcccatgtcagggaagtcctatcacaactaatgaagaatcagctattctgtaaactctccaagtgccacttccacgtcaccacggTAGATTACTTGGGTATCGTCATCTCCCCGGCAGGtttttccatggatcagaagaaggtTGAGGcggtcacgtcatggccccAGCCCAGAACGGTtaaacaagtccaggccttcttaGGCTTTGTTAACTACCTCCGACggttcattcccaatttcagctcagTGGCGCGCCCTCTGCACAACCTtaccagaaaggaaaccccctggtcctggggcaacctagaggaagcagcattccaggagttgaaggttctCGTTACCAAGTCACCGgttctcatccattccaacccagaactcccctattacctcgaaacagacgcatcaggggtagctaTGGGAGCAATACTCAGCCAGCAAGGATCAGACAACCGGTTACACCCCATTGCctacatgtccaagtcattctCAGGAGCGGAAGccaattacaacacccacaataaggaactcctggcaataatcaaggcactggaagaatggcgcatattcctagAAGCCACAGACAAGccaatccaggtcttcacggatcacaggaacctggaatactggatgcaagcTAGGACCTTCAACCGGAGGCACGccagatggcgcatattcctgagcgatttcaattttgagatccattatcgcccaggaaagcaattgGGGAAACCTGACGCCCTATCCAGAAGAGCGGACTACGTAGACACGCCCCCAAACccagaagtcatgttaccagcggaagtatttgccaacacgtcgGAAGAGGAACTTGATATTGTCACAGAGATTCGCACCAAACTCAGAGATGACCCGTCACTTGAACCCATCATCAAgttcctcacagaagacgcggacaatgcacctccgTCAATTCGGAAGGCCTACAGGGaatatgactgggaagaagacctatTGTGGTACCGCGGAAAGTTGGTGGTTCCAGACTCAGAAACCACAAAAGACCGGCtactcagggaattccacgactcaccgctggcaggacaccccgGACAACAACGTACCCTTGAACTGCTAAGTCGcaattactggtggccaggaatgaagtcctCTGCCAAGGAGTGGGTAGAATGCTGCCCcgtatgccaagccaaccggcGAGCTCACGCACCGGTCATTGCGCTGAAACCTTTGGAAGTACCCCCGTTCccattccacaccatctcttaCGATTTCATCACCGGGTTTCCCAAGTCACAGGGCCACGACGCTATCTTAGTGGTAATCGATtcattctccaagtttgggcacttcatccccacctCCAAGAAAGTTACCGCCAAGGGATTAGCAGATCTATTCGTTGCTCACGTTTGGAAACTCCACGGGCTACCAGTCAAGACCATATCAGACCGAGGTAGCACATTCACAGGCAAATTCTTGAGGGCCCTTTACCAACGATTAGGGATCAACCCATCCTTCTCATTggcttaccacccagaatcggacggacaaacagaaagagTAAACCAGTTCATAGAATTCTACCTCCGATCCTACGTCTCTGCGGAccactcagattgggccacGTGGCTGCCTCTAGCGgaatacgcatacaacaacgctaaGCATGCCGCAACAGGAAAGTCCCcctttgaattggtttatGGGAGAAGTCCAGtaatgaacccatccaacgtGCCAGCTAATGTACCAGAGGCAGACCAAGTAGCAGACACCCTGGccagggaatggaaggaagccgaaGCGGCCTTaaggatgagcaaggaaaggaTGGCTAGAGAGAAAGGAACAACTCCCGAATACTcaattggcaaaaaagtctggttgGACGGAAAAAACATAGAGCTCagaaccaactccaacaaactagaTCCAAAACGCCTAGGTCCTTTTGAAGTAACGGAGAAGGTTTctagccacgcctaccgcctgaAACTACCAGAATCtttgaaaatccacgacgTATTCTACGTGGGATTACTATCCAAAACCCACAAATCCCCAGGTCAACCGTTTCCCAAACAACcaccccctgaaacaatagagggagaagaggagtacaaggtggaacaaatcattgactctaaaAGGCAAcgcggaaaatggttctacctgatcaaatggaaagggtacggaccagaggacaattcatgggaacctgaagaactgctggaacacagccaggaagagatcaagcgcttcaaccaagctagactcagaaaggctcgtgacgccgccaagagcctttaa